One window of the Streptomyces sp. ITFR-21 genome contains the following:
- a CDS encoding glycosyltransferase family 4 protein codes for MKPVTIALVLLTHNPDEPAGVERAVASLAEGLRELGHRAVIVAAGPATASDGPDLVRLTTLSLPRPMLFDDLPRLLADPEPVRREVLGLLTGIGADVACWTDAVVGLGYLNPAPPGTRTALMLHFLRVDEPIAQSLAHRPDTVITPSPFLTGEAARAGLDTNGWHALPNALLCRTAPPAADERERLRRTGPVRILGRADPSKGIAELLRACPPDLGRPVEIVLAAAGFELWPGMQDEVLRECRALAARLANVEILPAVPWSEVQPFLAGAALALVPSTSPETFGNVAAEALSVGTPVVGYGFGHLPVLTGTAGRMVPLDVAGGFGHLPPLTGSTRKVIDFEEGAARLWRATTDLLADADAYHAAARQAPLQVAAHTPAEVAREFLRITLGPEERPAADA; via the coding sequence GTGAAGCCCGTGACCATCGCCCTCGTCCTGCTGACCCACAACCCCGACGAACCCGCCGGGGTGGAGCGCGCCGTCGCCTCCCTCGCCGAGGGACTGCGCGAACTCGGCCACCGCGCGGTGATCGTCGCCGCCGGTCCGGCCACCGCCTCCGACGGCCCCGACCTGGTCCGCCTGACCACCCTGTCGCTGCCCAGGCCGATGCTCTTCGACGACCTGCCACGGCTGCTGGCCGACCCCGAGCCCGTCCGGCGCGAGGTCCTCGGCCTGCTCACCGGCATCGGCGCCGACGTGGCCTGCTGGACCGACGCGGTGGTGGGCCTGGGATACCTCAACCCCGCCCCGCCCGGGACGCGCACCGCGCTGATGCTCCACTTCCTGCGGGTCGACGAGCCCATCGCGCAGAGCCTGGCCCACCGTCCCGACACCGTCATCACCCCCAGCCCGTTCCTCACCGGGGAGGCGGCCCGCGCGGGACTGGACACCAACGGCTGGCACGCGCTGCCCAACGCCCTGCTGTGCCGTACCGCCCCGCCGGCCGCGGACGAGCGCGAACGGCTCCGGCGCACCGGCCCGGTACGGATCCTGGGGCGCGCCGACCCGTCGAAGGGCATCGCGGAACTGCTCAGGGCCTGCCCGCCGGACCTGGGGCGGCCGGTGGAGATCGTGCTCGCGGCGGCCGGATTCGAGCTGTGGCCCGGTATGCAGGACGAAGTGCTGCGCGAATGCCGGGCGCTGGCCGCGCGGCTGGCGAACGTCGAGATCCTGCCCGCCGTCCCGTGGTCCGAGGTGCAGCCCTTCCTCGCGGGCGCCGCCCTCGCCCTGGTCCCCTCCACCAGCCCGGAGACGTTCGGCAACGTCGCCGCCGAGGCGCTGTCGGTGGGCACCCCCGTCGTCGGCTACGGCTTCGGCCACCTCCCCGTGCTCACCGGCACGGCGGGACGTATGGTCCCCCTGGACGTGGCCGGCGGCTTCGGCCATCTGCCGCCGCTCACCGGCTCCACCCGGAAGGTGATCGACTTCGAGGAAGGCGCGGCCCGGCTGTGGCGGGCCACGACGGATCTGCTCGCCGACGCCGACGCCTACCACGCCGCCGCGCGGCAGGCGCCCCTGCAGGTCGCCGCGCACACACCCGCCGAGGTGGCGCGGGAGTTCCTCCGGATCACCCTCGGCCCGGAGGAACGGCCGGCCGCCGACGCGTGA
- the queC gene encoding 7-cyano-7-deazaguanine synthase QueC produces the protein MEQHDTSTSDPFTAVVVLSGGMDSTVLMAHYAALRFALVAVTVDYGQRHRREIDSARQIAAHYGAAHHVVDFSGFGALLGGSALTDDSVSVPDGHYAEQSMRATVVPNRNAVLASVAVSVGVAVRAGTVALGMHSGDHFIYPDCRPPFVAALRELVAVANEGFATPLVQAPFMDWSKADIATHGTRLGAPLERSWSCYKGGEVHCGVCGTCYERREAFQLAGLTDPTEYRDDVTVFTAPGETR, from the coding sequence ATGGAGCAGCACGACACCAGTACGTCGGATCCGTTCACCGCTGTGGTGGTCCTGTCCGGAGGCATGGACTCCACCGTGCTGATGGCGCACTACGCGGCACTGCGGTTCGCTCTCGTCGCCGTGACCGTGGACTACGGGCAGCGGCACCGCCGGGAGATCGACTCGGCCCGGCAGATCGCGGCGCACTACGGCGCCGCGCACCATGTCGTCGACTTCAGCGGGTTCGGGGCGCTGCTCGGCGGATCGGCGCTGACCGACGACAGCGTCTCGGTTCCCGACGGGCACTACGCGGAGCAGTCGATGCGGGCCACGGTCGTACCCAACAGGAACGCGGTACTGGCCAGCGTCGCGGTGTCGGTCGGGGTCGCGGTGCGGGCGGGCACGGTGGCGCTGGGGATGCACTCCGGTGACCACTTCATCTACCCCGACTGCCGCCCGCCCTTCGTGGCCGCGCTGCGGGAGCTGGTCGCGGTGGCCAACGAGGGCTTCGCCACCCCGCTGGTCCAGGCGCCGTTCATGGACTGGTCCAAGGCCGACATCGCCACGCACGGCACCCGGCTGGGGGCGCCGCTGGAGCGCAGCTGGTCGTGCTACAAGGGCGGTGAGGTGCACTGCGGGGTGTGCGGGACCTGTTACGAGCGGCGCGAGGCCTTCCAGCTGGCGGGGCTGACCGATCCGACGGAGTACCGCGACGACGTGACGGTGTTCACCGCTCCCGGCGAGACACGCTGA
- a CDS encoding AAA family ATPase: MGRLEQLRALHDACRVSTQAGPVRYVVTGEPGVGRTALLGAFARASRERGSATVALVCRRQDRHTPAALVGQLAGALAGRLAPGSPQEARLRHARDRLRTPDARPEPDPGLLAAVGGAVAALTSGAPLVLTVDDADWADAGSLAFLQRVVEVCAQHPVVLAVSLRLGEPPEAPAELAELLLDADQAALSGLSERETALLLRTVLPRGPAAGLAAACHRLTAGNPFLLGELAGWMREHPHEARDPARLETAVLPAVAGLMTGRAGRLDPAAARLAGTIAVAQTHGSADTPLVARLSGVELTGTLAALDLLVRMRLVEDDNALRLRHPLLRNALTGGMTLMARNAAHLATAAYLYERQAPAEWIADHLVASTVPPEGAWAAGVLRRAAGSARAAGDDARALRCLRLAVQTASGAEHLRAALELADVHICIDPAAGLGSAVAMLARATDDTTRRRLLGRISDALYGVGPAGNGQRVLDRVAAVVEGTGFHGWPRLHDVVSRLFESPPASTAKLVEDLPALPPPPDGHTPATATATGTGTGTGTGHVPAGGGELHAAATAVGAFCHWLVDEDPRESVRRARWALGRDIDELDLQPPALPAALTVLAEAGRHAEAAAQARRLGAAAHGRPEPRRTALLLARARIALAEGGLPAAQRLLAEALETTAVRGAHPHDPLLVSAVGLLADTLLSRGDAPGAEALLRRHRQLGELPAGWYYRSVLLARARLWAAAGDLPAAGRDLAELRARGEEAGLRATGTVAWRMHGVQLLDQVGRAEEARRLALEQLRYAEATESAYERGRALRVLGGVSGGAEGERLLREAVELLETVPGPYDLAHALGDLGCLLTALDRPREAVAALTRAARLAERCGAGALAARVRQQLLSTDERAPQYVSLRGVLALTPRERQILVDAMRGLTNKRIAATRQITRRTVELHLSSAYRKLGIGGRGDFPLAFRNPGLWTLLTDGTPVAR; encoded by the coding sequence GTGGGCCGGCTCGAACAGCTGCGCGCGCTGCACGACGCCTGCCGGGTGAGCACCCAGGCCGGCCCGGTCCGGTACGTGGTGACGGGCGAGCCGGGGGTGGGCCGTACCGCCCTGCTCGGCGCCTTCGCCCGCGCGTCGCGCGAGCGGGGAAGCGCCACTGTCGCGCTGGTGTGCCGCAGGCAGGACCGCCACACCCCGGCGGCGCTGGTCGGCCAGCTGGCCGGGGCGCTCGCCGGCCGGCTTGCGCCGGGCAGCCCGCAGGAGGCGCGCCTGCGCCACGCCCGTGACCGGCTGCGGACCCCGGACGCCCGCCCGGAGCCGGATCCCGGGCTGCTGGCGGCGGTGGGCGGCGCGGTCGCGGCGCTGACGTCCGGCGCGCCCCTGGTTCTGACCGTGGACGACGCCGACTGGGCGGACGCGGGGTCGCTGGCCTTCCTGCAGCGGGTGGTGGAGGTGTGCGCGCAGCACCCGGTGGTGCTGGCGGTGTCGCTGCGGCTCGGTGAGCCGCCAGAAGCACCGGCGGAACTGGCCGAGTTGCTGCTGGACGCGGATCAGGCGGCGCTCAGCGGGCTGTCGGAGCGGGAGACGGCTTTGCTGCTGCGTACCGTGCTGCCGCGCGGACCGGCGGCCGGACTCGCCGCCGCGTGTCACCGGCTGACGGCCGGAAACCCGTTCCTGCTGGGCGAACTGGCCGGCTGGATGCGGGAGCACCCGCACGAGGCCCGGGACCCGGCGCGGCTGGAGACGGCCGTGCTGCCCGCCGTGGCCGGCCTCATGACCGGGCGGGCCGGCCGGCTGGACCCGGCCGCCGCGCGACTGGCCGGGACGATCGCGGTGGCGCAGACCCACGGCAGCGCGGACACCCCGCTGGTCGCGCGGCTCAGCGGCGTCGAGCTGACCGGCACGCTGGCCGCCCTCGACCTGCTGGTGCGGATGCGGCTGGTGGAGGACGACAACGCGCTGCGGCTGCGCCACCCGCTGCTGCGCAACGCCCTCACCGGGGGCATGACGCTGATGGCCCGCAACGCGGCGCACCTGGCCACCGCCGCGTACCTGTACGAGCGCCAGGCGCCGGCGGAGTGGATCGCCGACCACCTGGTCGCCTCGACCGTCCCGCCGGAGGGCGCGTGGGCCGCCGGGGTGCTGCGGCGGGCCGCCGGGTCCGCGCGGGCCGCCGGCGACGACGCCCGCGCGCTGCGCTGCCTCCGGCTCGCCGTGCAGACGGCCTCCGGCGCCGAGCACCTGCGGGCCGCCCTCGAACTCGCCGACGTCCACATTTGTATCGACCCGGCGGCCGGACTCGGCTCGGCCGTCGCCATGCTCGCGCGCGCCACCGACGACACCACGCGCCGCCGTCTGCTGGGCCGGATCAGCGACGCCCTGTACGGGGTGGGTCCGGCCGGGAACGGGCAGCGGGTACTGGACCGGGTGGCGGCGGTCGTCGAGGGGACGGGGTTCCACGGCTGGCCGCGGCTGCACGACGTCGTCTCGCGGCTGTTCGAGTCACCGCCGGCCTCCACCGCCAAGCTCGTCGAGGACCTGCCCGCGCTCCCCCCGCCGCCCGACGGGCACACTCCCGCCACCGCCACCGCCACCGGCACCGGCACCGGCACCGGCACCGGGCACGTTCCCGCCGGCGGCGGTGAACTGCACGCGGCGGCGACCGCCGTCGGTGCCTTCTGTCACTGGCTCGTCGACGAGGACCCGCGGGAGTCCGTACGCCGGGCGCGGTGGGCGCTCGGCCGGGATATCGACGAACTGGACCTGCAGCCGCCCGCGCTGCCGGCCGCGCTGACCGTACTCGCGGAAGCCGGCCGGCATGCGGAGGCCGCCGCCCAGGCGCGCCGCCTCGGCGCCGCCGCGCACGGCCGGCCCGAGCCCCGGCGCACGGCGCTGCTGCTGGCGCGGGCGCGGATCGCACTGGCCGAGGGAGGTCTGCCCGCCGCCCAGCGGCTCCTGGCCGAAGCACTGGAGACCACCGCAGTCCGGGGGGCGCACCCGCACGACCCGCTGCTGGTGAGCGCCGTGGGGCTGCTGGCCGACACCCTGCTCAGCCGGGGCGACGCCCCTGGGGCCGAGGCGCTGCTGCGCCGCCACCGGCAGCTGGGTGAGCTGCCGGCCGGGTGGTACTACCGGAGCGTGCTGCTGGCCAGGGCCCGGCTGTGGGCCGCCGCCGGCGACCTCCCGGCCGCCGGGCGGGATCTGGCCGAGCTGCGCGCCCGCGGCGAGGAGGCGGGGCTGCGGGCCACCGGCACCGTGGCGTGGCGGATGCACGGGGTCCAGCTGCTCGACCAGGTGGGCCGGGCCGAGGAGGCCCGGCGGCTGGCCTTAGAGCAGCTGCGGTACGCCGAGGCGACGGAGTCCGCGTACGAACGCGGCCGGGCCCTGCGGGTTCTGGGGGGCGTGTCGGGCGGCGCCGAGGGCGAGCGGCTGCTGCGCGAGGCGGTCGAACTGCTCGAAACGGTGCCGGGCCCGTACGACCTGGCGCACGCCCTGGGCGACCTGGGCTGCCTGCTGACCGCGCTGGACCGGCCCCGGGAGGCGGTGGCCGCCCTGACCCGGGCCGCGCGGCTGGCCGAGCGGTGCGGGGCCGGCGCCCTGGCCGCCCGGGTCAGACAGCAGCTGCTCAGCACGGACGAGCGCGCCCCGCAGTACGTCTCGCTGCGCGGTGTGCTGGCGCTGACCCCGCGCGAGCGGCAGATCCTGGTCGACGCGATGCGCGGCCTGACCAACAAGCGGATCGCCGCGACCCGGCAGATCACCCGCCGCACGGTCGAGCTGCACCTGTCCAGCGCGTACCGCAAGCTCGGCATCGGCGGACGCGGCGACTTCCCGCTGGCGTTCCGCAACCCGGGGCTGTGGACGCTGCTCACCGACGGGACCCCGGTCGCCCGGTGA
- a CDS encoding class I SAM-dependent methyltransferase, whose translation MTGKTSPTDGTPALDALQVRNHPLCGPADRMPTRYRGPHRLSHDGWLNFTGRLERREEIALVRGATAANRRVLDVGGGTGELTRAVAAEVGHCTTIEPHGSRVATLATGAETGGTGSIDVIPGHAESLPFPDASFDAVFAAWVLPYVDDLEASVRELARVCDAASPRARILLIGGGPGNELVSLLNRACVPVAGEPEDHQGYLLSAAATTLSENGFGRFSLYRTEAALHFPEVSPDARINAAATMMADFWYADHPRVAEMRDALRPELRRHFAHRPHAVGDQGTVLVARPGTAS comes from the coding sequence GTGACAGGGAAAACCAGCCCGACCGACGGCACACCGGCACTCGACGCACTCCAGGTGCGCAACCACCCGTTATGCGGGCCGGCCGACCGCATGCCCACCCGGTACCGGGGGCCGCACCGGCTGAGCCACGACGGGTGGCTGAACTTCACCGGCCGGCTGGAGCGCCGCGAGGAGATCGCCCTGGTGCGCGGCGCGACCGCCGCCAACCGCCGGGTGCTGGACGTCGGCGGCGGGACGGGCGAGCTGACCCGCGCCGTGGCGGCCGAGGTGGGGCACTGCACGACGATCGAGCCCCACGGCAGCCGGGTCGCCACGCTGGCCACCGGGGCGGAGACCGGCGGAACGGGCTCGATCGACGTCATCCCCGGCCACGCCGAGTCGCTGCCGTTTCCCGACGCGTCGTTCGACGCGGTCTTCGCGGCGTGGGTGCTGCCCTACGTGGACGACCTGGAGGCATCCGTGCGCGAGCTGGCCCGGGTGTGCGACGCCGCCAGCCCGCGGGCCAGGATCCTGCTGATCGGCGGCGGCCCCGGCAACGAACTGGTGAGCCTGCTCAACCGCGCCTGCGTGCCGGTCGCCGGCGAGCCCGAGGACCACCAGGGGTATCTCCTCTCGGCCGCGGCGACAACACTGTCCGAAAACGGGTTCGGTCGTTTCTCGCTGTACCGGACGGAGGCCGCTCTGCACTTTCCCGAGGTCTCGCCGGACGCCAGGATCAACGCCGCGGCCACGATGATGGCCGACTTCTGGTACGCGGACCATCCCCGCGTCGCGGAGATGCGCGACGCGCTCCGGCCCGAGCTGCGCCGGCACTTCGCGCACCGCCCGCACGCCGTCGGCGACCAGGGCACGGTGCTGGTCGCCCGTCCGGGCACGGCCTCGTGA